In Parasegetibacter sp. NRK P23, the genomic stretch GGTACACCTGCATCAACCCTTTGGCCGATTTTTTTGTGCCATCGTCTGTTTTCGGGTCTTTGAAAATTGCTCTTCCTGCTCCATTCACCTCACCGTAGGTGGCTTTCATGGCGAAGCCGAAAGTATCGCGGGTAACATATTCGTAGGTGAACGAACCTATTCCCAACACCACATTGTAACTGGCGAACCCTTTGTTTTTTAACCCGGAAAGAATGGCTTCCTGCCGTTCCAACGTAATACTATCGCCGTAAATCAGGCCGATATGCGGGTCAAGGAGTTTGAACACTTTTTCTGTAATGCTTCCACCGAAGGTTTCCCATATACATTCGATGGCACCTTTGAAAGCCGGACTTCCAACCGGCGCATCGGGGTCACCTACAATGATTTTCACCGGATCGCCGCTATCGGGACGGATCACAACTTTTCCATCCCGGGCCAGTATATCGGCTTTCATCAGCGGCAGGAATTCGGTGATCACCTGCCAGAAGTCCCAGGTATCGCTCACAATAGAAACGACGCCTGTTGGATACACTTCATTGATGAGTCGCCGGAATGTTCCGATTTCATCCTGTTGGGTACCCATGCACATCACACTGTGTTCGGTGGCGGCAACGGAACCACCAATCAATTCCTGCGTACAATCGGCACCGTAATATTGCTCCAGCATATCAATGGCGGGAATGGTATCCGTACCACTGAAGGAAAGCAGGTGGCCGGCCCCGCTCATTACAGCATCTTCAATGCCACTCATGCCCCGGAAGGAAAAATCGTGTCCCTGCCAGGGAATAAAGGCTGTATCGCTGCCAACGGTTTCATGGGCGTACCGGTGGAAGGTCTTCAGGTATTGGTAGGCGGTAGTAGCGGAGGTACAGGGCTTCCAGAGAATGGCACTAAGCAGGGTTTCCAACATATTGGTGAGCCAGAAAAAATCCGGATGCGTATTCCTGATCGTAAAAACCGGCACCCGCATGGGAACGAGTGTTCCTTCCGGCAAAGCTTTGATTTCGAGGGGAAGATAACCCAGATCGTGGAGGTCGGCAATATGCTGGTAAGTGATGCTGTCTTTGCCCAGGTAATTGTCTATTCTACGCTGGTATTGATACAGTACTTCCTCTTTCGGGCGGTTGAAGAAATCTTCATTGAACTGGTATTGAAGATATTCTTTGATAAAATATTGCAGGCCGAAAAATACGATCTCGCCGATGTCCTCATTCCTCGATTTACGGGGCGTAAGGTTGGAATAAACGAGGGTGGTACCTTCCGGATACTGGAATTTATGGCCAACTTTGTAGCCATCTTTCAGGAGCAGGGGTGTGCATTTCATAGCGGGTAATTATAATGGTAAGGAAATATTGAGGTTAAACTGATTGGGTTGAATGGTTTTGTTGAAACGGTAGATATCGGGATGCCTGTTTTGGGCGCCGGTCTTTTTTTCACCTGTGGGAACGATGTAACCGGAATCAAGGATTTTCCTTCTGAAATTTCTCCGGTCGATGGAGATGCCGAGGATGCATTCGTACAGGTGATGCAATTCGGGCAGCGTAAAAGATTCATCCAGCAATTCGAAGCCCACGGGATAATACAGAATCTTAGACTGAAGCCTTTGTAGTGCTTTTCCAAATATGTGGGTATGGTCGAACCCAAGCGCGGGGAGGTTCCGCACATCGAACCATTGCACATCGTTGGCCATAGAGCCTGCTGCGATTCCGAATTTATCGGGGTTCACCAGCGCGTAATAAGCGATGGAGATCACGCGTCCGCGGGGATCGCGGTCCGGGGTATCGAAGGAGTACAATTGTTCCAGGTAAAGATCATCCATGCCCAGTTTTGTTTGCAGCACGCGGGAGCAGGTATCGGAGAAGGTTTCTTCCATTTGGAGAAAGGCACCGGGAAGCGTCCATTGGTCTTTGAAAGGCGTTTCGTTCCTGTTCAGCAGCAAAACGGAGAGTTCTCCGTTGTGGTAGCCGAACACCACAAGGTCAATAGCGAGCGAAGGATTTTTATAACTATCGAAGGGTCTCATTCTGTTTGCGTTATTTCGACACAAACAAAGGTAGAATATTTTGTTTCTGCAACTAAATCATAGAAAATTTTTTAATCTAATGACATTTATTTAATTATACATGAAGAAAATTATTAAATCTAATTGGTTGGAGATATTATTTGAAGATGAACTCTTAAATAGCCGCCTTTATCAAGAAATGCTTCCTTTTCTAACCGGCTCATATTTCCCTTATTTTTGAGCCGATTAGCTATTTTAATCGGCTCACGATTTAATAATGGCATCTGCCAAAACAAAAAACACAATGGCTCCTTCCCTCCCTGAAGTATGGCAAAGAGGTCCCGTTCCGGGTATTACTGCACTCCTACAACCTGTGGCACACGCACTGCTGCAAGCCAGAGAAGAACTGGATGAAATGATGAATGATTTCCCGGACCACCTCCTTTGGGAAAAGCCCGCTGGTGTGGCATCTGTTGGTTTTCATCTGCAGCATTTATCTGGTGTGCTGGATCGTCTCTTTACTTATGCCCGGGGCGAAAAGCTGAATAACCAGCAAAGAGTGGCACTGGCTGCGGAAGCACTTGCTGAAAATCCGGATGTTTCGGTTTCAATGCTGTTGGAAAGATTTCACCTGCAAGTGGAAAACGCATTGGAGCAACTTCGGAATACCGCTGCGGAAACACTAACAGATTTCCGTGGCATCGGTGAAAAACAACTTCCTTCTACTGTATTAGGATTGTTGTTTCATGCGGCGGAGCACACGATGCGGCATATCGGACAATTGCATGTAACGGCTAAAATTGTGCGGGGATGAGCGATATCCCTCACCCCTCCTCCCCAAACGTCAGCAAATTATTATCCGGGTCCAGCAACGAAAATTCCTTCATGCCCCAGGGCTTTTGCTGCAAAGCGCCATTCGGATGAATGGCCACGTTTCTATCCAGCAGCCACTGGTACAAAGCAGCGATAGCATCGGTGCGGATGTACACCTGACCATAATTCTCCAATGGATCCAATGTTTTGAATTCAAAAAAATGCAATTGGATTCCGTCTTTTTCCAGCATCAGGTACCCCTCATAATCCACAGCGCCTACATCACGAAACCCCAAACAATCAATATAATAATTCCTGGTAGCCGCCTTATCGCGCATAGGGAGTTTGGGATGAACGGAACGAAGCATAAAGTGTATTTAAGTTGAATGCACCAAAAATAAGCTTCTTCTCAATTTTTCAGCACCTTCATTTTCTCCACACCCGTATCGGTTTTCACCTGGATGATATACATGCCGGAAGGCAATGGTGTAAGATCGGCAATACATTTTCCGGCGCTCGCTTGTTCTACCTGCAGCCATCTTTTCCCATTCATATCATACACCTGCACGTCCTTAATGCTCCCGGTTTTCAAGGTAATTTCCACCCTTCCCACAGTAGGATTCGGAGCAACCGATACCAGCGACACATTCGTATTCCGGAGCGTAATTACCTCGCTGAGCGATTCTTTCCCATCCAGGTCCACCTGGCGGAGACGGAACAAATGAACGGGATCATTCCCCACGGGATAAGCGAAATGATACACTTGTTGAACAGTGCTGTTGCCCATTGCTTTCACTGTACCCACTTTAGAAAATTGCGGTCCGCCGGTGCTGTGTTCAATGGTAAAATGACTGCTTTGCTGCTCCTGCGCGGTGGCCCATTCCAACACGCAATCGGATCCCCTTAGGGCTCCCCTGAAATATTCGTATTGCACGGGAAGCGTGCCTGGCGCGGCCAGCGAAATGTAGTTCATGCTCAGGTTAAAAACCGTTTGCGGCGATTTGGGATAGAAACGGATTTCATCCACATCACTGAAAAGAGAGGGCGTTAACTCATCGGCCTGGGAAATTGTCTTTGGCGGATAAGCAGGAGGCGTAGCGAAAGCCACTTCAATAGTGCCTACCAGCACGCCATTATCATAGGTAGAGATCATGAGCGGGGAATACCCGCCCCAATCGTACAGTGTGATGGATTGTAGAGAGAAGTTTACAGCCGTGCTCGAACTTTTCATGACCATCGCGGGTACGCCGTTGTTGGTGGCTTCCACATCAGGGCCGGAGGTGAGTCCGTTAAAAGTAGCATCATCGGAGCTGAGGTACGAATTGGGTTTCCAGGTGATGGTGGATCCGGGTTCCAGACCAAAAGTGGAACTCCCGGTAAAGATTTGAATTTCAAGTCCGATGATATCTTCGGAGCCGCCTTCTCCATCGCGGGCTATGCCTGCGGTCCAGGAGGGTTCATTGCTGGAAAAGGTGAGTACGTGGGGAAGGTTTACCTGGGCATGGGAAAAATAAGTTGTAGCGGAGGCCAGGAGTAACAGGTAGATTTTTTTCATGGAGGCATCGTTTAATGGTGAAGAAAAAACGATGTGTAGGGAAAATTGTGCCGGGGGGCATCTTGCAATAAATTTTAATTATTTCAGCTTTTTTTTACTTTTAATACATCAATAATTATAGAAAACCCTAATAATCAATGACTAAGCCGGGAGATTACCTGGCTCAGAAATCGGATAATAAGTCTGAAGTCGCACGGAAAACTGGCTTGTCGAGAACAAGAATGAATGAATTAACACTGATGAATGCAGTCATTTAAGGGCGGAGGAATTGTATTTAATTGCATTAGCAATTGGGGTAAATTCTTGTGATTTGTTACAGGCGCTGTACGGGGATATCAAGTTGAAAAAGTAAATCAAAATAATCAAGCACTAAATAACATCCTATTTCGAAAATGATCCTATACAACAATAATAGCAACAAACTAATCCAACTGAAAGAAAATCCATTTAAACTTGAAAAGGAGCTTCAGCAATTATTTGAGGAGAATCTTAGACCGCTCACCAATTGGCAATTCATCAAAACAGAATTTTCCATTAGAAGCAACCGGATTGATACACTTGCTTTTGATCCGGAAAACAAATCTTTTGTAATAATTGAATACAAGCGAGATAGGAACTATAGTGTTATAGACCAGGGTGTATCTTACCTGAACCTTATGCTGGAGCATAAGGCAGATTTCATCGTAGAATACAATGAAAGTTTAGGACAAGTACTAAAGCGTGAAGAGGTTGATTGGAGCCAAAGCAAGGTAATATTTGTTTCCGCTTCATTTACTGATTTTCAAAAGCAATCAACCAATTTCAAAGATTTATCTATTGAATTATGGGAAGTTAAGCGCTTTCAAAATGATATAATTCTTATTAACCCCATAAAGAAATCTTCTTCAGCCCCAAGCATTAAACCCATAGCCAAACAAAATGAGCAATTCGAAAAAGTTGCAAAAGAAATCAGGTCTTTTACTGAAGACGATCATATCAGTAGGGTTAACGACCATATTTCCGAACTCTACAACCAGTTTAAAACGGCCATACTAAACTTGAGTCCCGACATTGAAATACAGCCCCAAAAAGATTATATCGCATTCAAGAAAGGAACCAATATTACAGATATTACCTTACTGAAGAGGAATCTTAAAATGTGGATCAACTTAAAGAAAGGCAAGTTGGAT encodes the following:
- a CDS encoding nicotinate phosphoribosyltransferase, with translation MKCTPLLLKDGYKVGHKFQYPEGTTLVYSNLTPRKSRNEDIGEIVFFGLQYFIKEYLQYQFNEDFFNRPKEEVLYQYQRRIDNYLGKDSITYQHIADLHDLGYLPLEIKALPEGTLVPMRVPVFTIRNTHPDFFWLTNMLETLLSAILWKPCTSATTAYQYLKTFHRYAHETVGSDTAFIPWQGHDFSFRGMSGIEDAVMSGAGHLLSFSGTDTIPAIDMLEQYYGADCTQELIGGSVAATEHSVMCMGTQQDEIGTFRRLINEVYPTGVVSIVSDTWDFWQVITEFLPLMKADILARDGKVVIRPDSGDPVKIIVGDPDAPVGSPAFKGAIECIWETFGGSITEKVFKLLDPHIGLIYGDSITLERQEAILSGLKNKGFASYNVVLGIGSFTYEYVTRDTFGFAMKATYGEVNGAGRAIFKDPKTDDGTKKSAKGLMQVYRDPQTGKLSLKDECTWEEEAEGELKTVFKDGELLVEWSLQQIRERVNDGI
- a CDS encoding NUDIX domain-containing protein encodes the protein MRPFDSYKNPSLAIDLVVFGYHNGELSVLLLNRNETPFKDQWTLPGAFLQMEETFSDTCSRVLQTKLGMDDLYLEQLYSFDTPDRDPRGRVISIAYYALVNPDKFGIAAGSMANDVQWFDVRNLPALGFDHTHIFGKALQRLQSKILYYPVGFELLDESFTLPELHHLYECILGISIDRRNFRRKILDSGYIVPTGEKKTGAQNRHPDIYRFNKTIQPNQFNLNISLPL
- a CDS encoding DinB family protein, whose protein sequence is MAPSLPEVWQRGPVPGITALLQPVAHALLQAREELDEMMNDFPDHLLWEKPAGVASVGFHLQHLSGVLDRLFTYARGEKLNNQQRVALAAEALAENPDVSVSMLLERFHLQVENALEQLRNTAAETLTDFRGIGEKQLPSTVLGLLFHAAEHTMRHIGQLHVTAKIVRG
- a CDS encoding VOC family protein, with amino-acid sequence MLRSVHPKLPMRDKAATRNYYIDCLGFRDVGAVDYEGYLMLEKDGIQLHFFEFKTLDPLENYGQVYIRTDAIAALYQWLLDRNVAIHPNGALQQKPWGMKEFSLLDPDNNLLTFGEEG
- a CDS encoding T9SS type A sorting domain-containing protein, with the protein product MKKIYLLLLASATTYFSHAQVNLPHVLTFSSNEPSWTAGIARDGEGGSEDIIGLEIQIFTGSSTFGLEPGSTITWKPNSYLSSDDATFNGLTSGPDVEATNNGVPAMVMKSSSTAVNFSLQSITLYDWGGYSPLMISTYDNGVLVGTIEVAFATPPAYPPKTISQADELTPSLFSDVDEIRFYPKSPQTVFNLSMNYISLAAPGTLPVQYEYFRGALRGSDCVLEWATAQEQQSSHFTIEHSTGGPQFSKVGTVKAMGNSTVQQVYHFAYPVGNDPVHLFRLRQVDLDGKESLSEVITLRNTNVSLVSVAPNPTVGRVEITLKTGSIKDVQVYDMNGKRWLQVEQASAGKCIADLTPLPSGMYIIQVKTDTGVEKMKVLKN
- a CDS encoding DUF5655 domain-containing protein; translated protein: MILYNNNSNKLIQLKENPFKLEKELQQLFEENLRPLTNWQFIKTEFSIRSNRIDTLAFDPENKSFVIIEYKRDRNYSVIDQGVSYLNLMLEHKADFIVEYNESLGQVLKREEVDWSQSKVIFVSASFTDFQKQSTNFKDLSIELWEVKRFQNDIILINPIKKSSSAPSIKPIAKQNEQFEKVAKEIRSFTEDDHISRVNDHISELYNQFKTAILNLSPDIEIQPQKDYIAFKKGTNITDITLLKRNLKMWINLKKGKLDDPKNITRDVSGIGHWGNGDYELVIEDDLNIEYIMSLVKQAIT